TTCAATGTGCAATGTCCACTCCCCATTTGCATCCTCCACCCACAAAACCTCATGTTCTGGCAGCAAACTTAACCCACCAGAGAAGACAGTGCATTCACTTTCCATCCAGTGCAATGCCATGCAATGCCTAGATGGTCCAAACACaccttgtttataaaattttttccACAAACTATACCATCAAACATTTTATTCTGATAGAGAGCAATGCGAAGAATTGAAAATGACTAGTGTTTTACTGCACAGCCCTTAGTCACAGTGCTGAATGTCCCCTTTGCCTAAACCATCATTGCTCCCAGAAGACTTTGCCCCCACAAGGCCAAGGACAGAGCAGATCGGTTGGGAAGGATTTGGGAATAGCTCTGTGGGACTCCAGcaacaggtgagagacccttgagaCTAATACTCCAGGATGTTAGTTTCTTAGCCTAACGAACTGAAGTTAAGTCCAGAGGTGTTTAGGTACCATGACTTTTAGGGGTGCAGGGTGCTATGTGACACTGTTACCTTTATCTGTGGAATATTTGAATTGTCACTGAAGGAAGGGATGTCTGCTGTCAGGGAAGGGCAGGGGCAAGTTCCTTGAGCTTGGGCAACGGATTACTGTTCGATCGGGGAGCAGTTTGCTGTGAGCCATTTACTAGATATCTATTTTGAAATGTGTATCTCCTCAGGAGCCAACACCCCAAAGGGAGATTCTGAATTTGCAGTTAACTTccccccccccaccgcccccaCCCCGCCTCAGAGATTTAAACGTGTGCACTCATGCACATACACAAAACACTAGTCAAACAACAATCTcttcccccgcccccccccccgtAACCTCTGACTTCCTCTATATGCCCCAGAGACACCTTGTCACCATCTTCCCTGGGAGTGATCCTGTTTATCCTCCCCTCCCCGACTTGCCCTCCCACAGGGCCCATGCGTGCCCCAGCAGGATCCAGATTCCTGAGCATTTCCAGAGCAGGAAGTCAGAGAGGCAGGCAACGCGTGGTTCTTGGTATATCGCACAGGGACAGGCTTGAAATGGAATGCATGTGTTTCAAAGATaggagaacaacaacaaaaaaaagacagcctAACCCAGATTCCTCTTTGAAACAACATATTACAGATTAAAGGTTAAACTGTTTTTGGCAGCAACTCTTAACAAGACTAATTTCAGATATGGAATTGACCTGGTCACTGGAAACCGACCAGGCTTCCCGTGATCAAATCTTTTAACAGATTTGCTTGACATTAATTAGTCtctgatttaaaacaaacaagcaaacaagatCTAACACTTGGCATTAGCACTTAAGCTGGAACTTTTTTTTGGTCCCAGCTTTGGTGTTGCCGTCCAGAAGGCTGACGGGATGACTGGACCATGTCAGGCAGGGCAGAGAAGCCGTCCCCAACACACCAGTTCCCTGAAAGGGATAGACGATCCAAACCTATAAACAGAAAGGCTGTTTCTTTCCGAGGACAGACCCCAGTCTCCCAACATTCAGCGATGAAATGGGACACAGAGGCCTGGAAGGAAACTAAAGGAGatttggaaaggggaaggaaaaaacAACTGTCCCCCATCCCCCATGCTTCCTTTCCAGGCCATTAGTGCGCCAGGCATTCCGTTCCTTCAGCTGCCCTTGAGGGCCACTCCCCACGTCtatagaaggaaagggaagggatgtCCACCCTTGATGTAAAGTTGGAGGGAGTAAGAAGCGCCCGCGACTCTTAGCAGAGCGTCAGCCTATCACCCCAGACACCGAAGCGGAGCCTCAGGAGACCctctctcccctcacccccacgtccccccacctcccccccccccaaaaaagcaaCTAAAGCAACGCAACTAAACTGATGGGGACAGAGTGACAGGCCTCTCACAAGCTGGGCACCCTGCCGTGGAACCCGGGGCCGCAGAAATGGTGGTCGCGCTCCCAGCCCCGTGCCCCCGGCTCTGCCTGTCTCATCCTGCAAGAGCGCTGACCTTGGACAAGGCCAGAGACAGCACCCAGGAGTACTATGACCCACCTCCGGGCTGGGAAGGGACCCCCAAGGCCCAGGCTAGGTCCAATCACGGCAATCACCTGAAGCCGGACACGGGCGCCCTGCCTTCCCGGGGTATGCGGAAGGAAAACCCCAGTGACGGGGACCCGGCGACGCCTAAGGTGACCCAGAAGGGACAATATGGCGGCGCGGCCGCATGGAGGGCCTCTCATCCCGCCCCAAGCAGGTTGATGCCACGGTACCTGCAAGCCCTGCCATGGCGCCGCCGCCACTGTCGCCGTCTGCCGCAGCCTGCCTCCACCTCAGCTCGCCACCGACGCCGCAGGAAGCCGGGGAGACGCCCCCTTAGTCTTCTAGTCTAGCCGGCCGAGGACCCATCCTGGGATTGGGCTGTCTACCGCAAACGCCTGATCACACGGCCCGAAGAGGGGGCTCACCCTCGCCCCATTTCCCATAAATATCCGCCACAGACCACCTTTGAGGACTTTGTACGCACTTTTACAAAACTCTGGGAGCCCCGAGGTCCTCAAGCCCGAATAATTTTTATCAGGCGGAGTGTGGACAGCCCCGAAGCGCGGCCGGGTCCCCTCATGCATATGCAGCAGATTGTGATCCTTACTCCGTGAGCACGGGGCGGGCCGGGTTGTGTTCCTGTTGGTGAACCAGCTTCGTTCTTGCCCGCGTGGATGGTCCGTGGACTCCGGGAAAACCTTCTCGTGGCTCAAAGTCCACCCCCTCCCTAGCGTTTCATCATGCAGCCAAGGCTCAGGAGCTGAAAGGTCCGGGCTCAGAACTTGGGACTGCCTTGGGTCAGGCCCCGGCTCCCCTACTTGCCCGGTACCTTGGGCCAGCGAGCCCCTCGCCCACTCCGACCCGGCTTCTGATGAAATGCCCACCTTAGGGCTTTTATGAGGCTTGAATGAGTCCGTGTAGTCATTTATTAGCTAATTAAGCATATTCCTTGGGCGCTTACTGTACCCAAGCGCAGTGCTAAGGGCAGGTAGAGTCGGTAACCTGGGTCTGTCCCTGACCTCAAGGCGCTGCCAGTCTAATGGCGGGTAGGCGGGGAGACAGTCATATGATCACTGTATATTAGTGACTTTAATCAATACATAATTACACATCATGGGAAGTGCTGTGAGAAGAAGTAGAGAGTGTTAGGAGAAATTAATGGAGTACTAATGTAGGGAAAGGGTGGAACCTCCTTGGGAAGATGGCATTTAGGTTGAGAAAGAAAGGTCGATTAGGGTAAGAGTGAGAGGGGAAATGTTCTAGGCAGAAAGAACATTTGTCCCAGATCTGGAGCTGGGAAGCGGCAGAGTTGGGGTGAGGTGAGCACGGAAGAAAACAGGTCAGCTACATACTGAATTTGGCTTTTCTCTTGAGAGTCAGGGGAAGCCATTTTCATCAGGAAAAGGATAGCAAATTTGGATTTCTGAAAGGCCACCCAGGCCGCATGGCTTGAAAAGCACTCAGGAGTGGGTGTAGGCAGACCAGTTAGGAGGTGGTTGCAGCTTTCCAGACAAAAGCCAATGCTGACTCAGACAGGGTGGTGGCTTGGGGAGGTGAAGGAAAGGGTGGAAGATTGGACGTGGGTGGATGTGGAGGCATTGGCAATAACTCCTCGCTAGGTTTTAGCCTTGAGTAAATGAAAGGGTAAAAGATTCCTTGACCAAGACAATAAAGCCTGAAAGAGGAACGGACTGAGGGGGAAGATCAAGTTCGGCTTTGAGAAGTTAAGTTTGAAATGTCGGGGCAACATGCAGGCAGAGAGGGTGAGTAGGCAGGTTTATGTGACACAGGAGCTGCGaacggaggctggggcaggagataCATATTTGGGGGCCATCAATACAAAGGTCATGGTGCTGGGTGAGAATGCAAGTGAAAGAAGGTGGAGAGAAAAGAAGACGAGGATCCAGGAAAGGAGACTAAGAAGCAGTGGCCAGTGGGGTAGAGAGAGGACCAAGTGAGTGTGGGTTCTAGAGGGGAGGTTTCAGGAAGGAGGGAGTGCTCAGTGGGGCTAATGCTGTAGAGAACAGAAATGGAGCCGTTGGGGTTTGGGAATAAAGAAGGTTGGTGGACTGTATCTTTTATGTTGCAAGTTAAACACACAACTACATCAAGtggcttaaaaaaataagtagcCTGCCTCTCAGTGGCTAGGCAGTGTCATCAAGGACTGAGGTTCATTTTATCTTCTGTCCTTGTGCTGGTTTATGCTCATGGCCACAAGATGGCTATCCAGTTCCTGAGGTCACATCCAAAGCAAGGAGATGTCCGTTTCTCCTCCAGCTGAGACTCAAAACAGGCCTGAATGTGGCCTCCCACCATCCTGCTGCTTACAGGCTAAAGGATCAATGCATCCATGGCAGCCACACCCAGTATCCAACACTGAATGACAAGAGGAGTCTTGTAGTGGAAGCTCTTGTTTAGAAAAAGAGAGAGCTGGCTTTGCAGATGCCGCTGGGATCCCCATACTATCAGCCATGGTCAGCCCCACCTTGTTCTTTGACATCACTGTCGACGACGCGCCCTTAGGCCCCTACTCCTTCGAGCTGTTTGCAGACAAGATTCCAAAGACAGCAGAAAACTTTCGTGCTGTGAGCACTGGAGAGAAAGGATTTGGTTATAAGGTTTCCTGCTTTCACAGAATTATTCCAGGATTTATATGTCAGGGTGGTGACTTCACATGCCATAATGGCACTGGTGGCAAGTCCATCTGTGGGGAGAAATCTGATGATGAGAACTTCATCCTAAAGCATACAGGTCCTGGCATCTTGTCCGTGGTAAATGCTGGACCCAACACAAACGGTTCCCAGTTTGTCATCTGCACTGCCAAGACTGAGTGGTTGGATGGCAAGCATGTAGTCTTTGGCAAGGTGAAAGAAGGCATGAAGATCGTGGAGGCCATGGAGCGCTTTGGGTCCAGGAATGGCAAGACCAGCAAGAAGATCACCATTGCTGACTGTAGACAACTCCAATAAGTTTGACTTGTGTTTTATCTTCACCACCAGACCATTCCTTCTGTAGCTCAGGAGAGCACCCTTCCACCCCATTTGCTCCCCGTATCCTAGAATCTTTGTGCTCTCGCTGCAGTTCCCTTTGGGTTTCATGTTTTCCTTGTTCCCTTCCATGCCCAGGTGGATTGCAGAGtttatgattatgaaataaaaactaacaaaaaaagaaaaagagctgaaTGTTGAGAGGCTGTGGAGCAACAAATTCTTGCAGTGCTGACGGCAGAGGaaattggtacagccactttggaaaaccagTATCTACAAAATCTAAACATACACCTATGCTGTGATCTAGaatttccactcctaggtatgtaccCGAGAGAAATGAGTGCCTATGTTTACATGGAGACTTgtgcaagaatgttcatagcagactTATTCATAGCTCAAATTGGAAATAGTTCACCagagaatggataaattgtggcatgttcatgcaatggaatactgtgTTTTACATATAAAAGAACAAACTACTGTTACATGTAATAGCACCAGTTAATCTCACATATAGTATGTGGactaaaagaagccagatacaaaacaGTACATACCATATGAATCCATTCATATAAAGCTCAACTAATCTATAGGGTTAGAAATCAAAATGGTAGTTACCTGGGTCAGGTCAGGAGTAGGGATGGGAAAGGAGCAAGAGGAGCTTTTCTGGGGTGCTGGAAGGATTATATCTTCTTCTGGCTGGTGATTATGTAAGTGAAAATTCATCAAGTAAAAATTCACCATAAGACTAGGggacttcgggaggcagaggctgcagtgagccaagatcgtgccactgctctccagtctgggcgacagaatgagaccctgtttcggggaaaaaaaaaagaaagaaagaaagaaagaaaaaagactgggGGCTTTATATACTTTACGTATGTTATACctcaagaaaaatagaagaaatgggctgggtgtggtggcacgcgcctgtaatcccagctacccgggaggctgaggcaggagaatcacttgaacctgggaggtggaggttgcagtgagccaagatggcaccactgcactccagcctgggcgacagagcgagattccatctcaaaaacaaaaacaagaaaaattgaaGAAAGGAAGGGGTCCTGCCATCCCATGGAATGTGACATGCTGCTAAACAAGGATCAGGTCTGTTTTGTGGGGATACCACCTTCCAGTAACTTCAGGCTGTGTTAGCATGTACAAGGCCTCAGTGGCCAACCCTTTCTCCCTGGGGCCCAGAaaactggggaagctgaggcagggcttctAATGCACATGGAACTCGCTCCCGCTCAGCTGGACCCTTTCCCCTCTGTCCTCAAGATTGCTTCACCTTCCCAGCTCAGTTCCAGGCTGTGGAAACACCATCAACACCGGCTTTGACTTGAGAGACCTGGGAGGTCATTCTGCCCTAAAATTTTGCTGAGCCAAACTCAACTTCCTACCAAGGCTTCCCCAACTTGCTCCCACCCACCAGACACCTGGAGTCACCCATGACTCCTGCTCCCTCTTGCTCCATACTCCTCAACTCTTGCCCATTGCTCCTGAATTTCCTTTAGGCCTTTTCTGTCCCCACTGCCAAAGTTTGGTCCAGCCCACAATCCCTTCTCCCCTGAACCCTGCAGCAACCTCCTCACTGGTCCCTCTGCTGCCTGTCTCACCCAGAACCTTCATCTTCCACCCaggatgattttttctttttttttttcagacggagtcttactttgtagctcaggctggagtgcagtggtgcgatctcagctcactgtgacctctgcctcccaggttcaagcgatcctcccacctcagcttccccaagtagctgggagttcaggtgcgcaccaccaagcccagctaatttttgtatttttagtaaaggtgggtttcaccatgttggacaggctggtctcaaactcctgacctcaggtgatcggcctgcctggcctcccaaagtgctgggattacaggaatgagccaccatgcctggcccaggatGATCTTTGTAAAATGACCTTGTCACGCTTCTTGAGGTGGTGTCCCCTGTCCCCTGTCCTCATCTGTCAAGATCTTCCCCAGTCTTTAAAGGCCCAgatcaaatgccacctcctccatgaagcctttgcattcattcatcaaatattttttggttacctaaaatgtgccaggcactgtgctaggcatggaagatagaaaagagaataagagctgggcacagtggctcgtgcctgtaatcccaacactttgggaggccgaggcaggtgaatcacttgagctcaggagtttgagaccagcctgggcgacatggtgaaaccttgtctctacaaaaaataaaaataaaaaaattagctgggcgtggtggtgcacatctgtggtcctagctacttgggaggctgaagtgggaggattgcttgagtccgggaagttgaggctgcgagtgagtcatgatcatggcactgcactctgGGTGCAGTGCCTGGTGAcaatgcctgggtgacagagggagaccctatctcaaaaaaaaaaaaaaaaaaagaatatatagatGTTTTCTAAAAAGACACTACAGACAGTCTGGAGAGATGGGCAATTATGCAATGCCAATGCATGTGCATTTTCTGTCTGTTAACCCCCATGAGACCGTGAGCTCTTGGAGGGCAGGGTTCATTTTGGGTCTGGTAGGAAGGAAGAGGCGGtaactgttgaatgaataagtgaatgattgAAAGACTAGACCGAGCTCCTCCCTTTGTCATGTATCCTCCAAGTCTCTGATTCAGCTGGTAACCAGGTCTATGGAATTCAGTTGGGACTGGATGGCAAATTTGGGGCTAAATGATAAAGAATCAGGAAATGGTTATGTTATGAATAGAACAATGTTTTGTGAAATCATAATACTTACTTTCCTATACATCAGTCTGCTTgacaattactttaaaaaaaaatcaacattatctCCTTACCAATACTTATATATTCAGGAAATTCTACCTGTAATGGAACAATAGTTAAATGTTAAAGCACTAAGGAAGCTATGTGAtatcaaaagattttaaaagggaTAAAAAACATTATTACAAAGGTGACCAGAGAATGGAGTAAGCTCCAGGATGGCGCAGACTGCAGCCAGAATGCAAgggttcatttccattccacatTTACTGGCTGTATGTCATTGAGCAAGTTAATAAACctctctgtccctcagtttctccatctgtgaaatggggacacaTTTGACTCTACCTCATGTGATCATTTGTGGGAATTCAATGAGTTTGTattataaaatgcttagaataacactgattggccgggtgcagtggctcacacctgtaatcccagaactttgggaggccagagcaggtggattacctaaggtcaggagttcgagaccagcctggccaatatggtgaaaccctgtctctactaaaaatacaaaaattagccgggtgtggtgatgcacgcctgtaatcccagctactagggaggctgaggcaggagaatcactcgaatccaggaggcagaggttgcagtgagcagagatcgggccattgcattccagcctgggcaacaagaacaaaactccacctcaaaaaataaaagactagcACGGGTTACATAGTTAGTACCCTTAATTACCTATTGttacaaatatgtaaaattatccTGGGGACTGGAGGCACTGTGGGAGCCCTGGCAGGGAGGGCCTCTCCCCACCATGGCTTTTAAGGTGTCAGGACAACTGGGTTTAAATCCCTGACCTACTTTCCTGACCTTGGGAAATGTTCCCAACTCTAAAGCCCTTTTGTTCCACACTTCTCAGGGCTTTCTCAGATGGGAAGCAAGTGTGCTATTTTAGCCAGGTCTGTGGTGACACCTAATGGTAAAATGGGGAACTGCCTGATCTTACTAAACTTCCATCAACCTATTAATAGTACAAGCAATAACTATATATCACGctcttaccatgtgccagacactgaaaGCTGTGTGAACTGTCTTAGTTCACAGCTTAGGCTGACTGATTTAACCAATCAGCAAGTCCTGACAGCCCTGCCTCCAAAATAAGTCACAACCTAGCCCATCTTCTTATATCACCACTACCTCCATGCTTGACCAAGCCACCACCACCCAGacaccagcctccacctccccaccacctcTTCCCACTTCTTCTCTTGCTCTCCAGTCCATCTAAATCCTCCTAAAGAAATGGGAGGGTCAGTGGGAGGTTTTAAAGAGGAAAGTGATCTGAtctgacttgcttttttttttgagactgagtctcgctctcgttgcccaggctggagtgcaatggtgcaatctcggctcactgcaacctccacctcccgggttcaagcgattctactgcctcaacctcatgagtagctgggattataggtgcctgccaccatgcccagctaatttttttttatttttttagtagagacggggtttccccatgttggccagacttcaggctggtctcaaactcctgacctcaggtgatccacccacctcggcctcccgaagtgctgggattacagacgtgagccaccgttcctggccacgacttccatttttaaaagatcactgtaGCTGATGTAAATGGATTGGAGAGCGAGAGAGGAAGTGGTgaggtggtggggaggtggaggcaggtctGGGTGGTGGTAGCCTGGTTAAGCATGAAGGCAGTGGTGATATAGGAAAGTAGGCTAGTTTGTGActttctttggaggcagggcTGTCAGGACTTGCTGATGGGTTAAATTGTTCAGTAGGTAGTTAGTCAGACATGGTCAGGGCAGGAGAGCTCTTCCCCCTGCCTCCCCACCCACCAGGATTCTCaggcgaccatcaggtgatggtcaggtggttgttaaaactgtctctctaaaataataattggttgccgCTGGCATCAGAAAAGGTGGTAGActgaaacacctgaaactggtgatcagcagcttcctgataagatcacaggagttgggtgagtgggctcaagaATGCGTACTATGAGGCAAAATGGTGGGGTTTAAGTGGTACGTAGCCTTCTAGGAACACTCCAATGGTAAgggaagaacgcctcaagtgagcatgtgtacaactgcagtaaacacactgcacatgcggCCTGTCCCAAGTGTGGGCAGTCCCCTGTGCgtgcagacagcccaccccaagggaagaatcaggggagaagtcACGCAACTCCAGAAGCATGCCAACGTATAagaccccaagtcaaaggtcaaaccacACACTTGACTCTGTCAAGTCGCCAGCTTGGCCcccttccaagtgtactttacttcctttcattcctgctctgaaGCTTTTTAATAacctgaaaccacctttgcaaaattatgactgagacagtgaaagagatccaaTTTAACAGactcttgcttctaacctccaagctgtccttgttcattcctgggtgtaggccgaactaactttgggagaaacttagtttatggtttatagtttaaacaaagacagtaccagccctttcccaaagcagacttccttcttgcctggagactagattgcctttgtaggactaatattagccacaagattagaaattatggtttaggagtcatgcagctggaggctcaAGATTCTGAACTCTTGAGATcaatgcttgagatattttgcagaccctgcacttgatggatcagctggccccactcaaatcaataaactggctcatctgatcttgtggcccccacccaggaactgactgaaCCCAAGAAGACAGCTCCGACTCcatatgatttcatctctgaccaatcagcactcttggctcactggcttccccccaccTATCAAGCTATCCTTAAAAACTGCTCCCCAAATGCTCGGGGAGACTGatgtgagtaataataaaactccggtctcccgCACAGCTGGCTCCGCGTGAATTACTTTCTCAATTTCAATTCCTGTGTCTTGATATCggttctgtctaggcagcaggcaaggtgaaccccttgggcagttacaaaactttcactcctgctctggaAACTTGCCTTGGTTTCTCACTTATGCCACCTGGATTGAGTTCtgtcttctgaggaggcaagaactgaagttgctgcagacccatatggaTTCACCACCAGTAACAAAATCAATCCTTTGCTCCTCTCCTTGGCCTGTAAGACCCTGTGTGATATGACCATGACCCAAGTTGCTCCCTTCTCATTCTCAGAGGTTCAGTCACACTGACCTGCTGTTTTGGTCTCTGCAACAGCCATGATGGCTTACATCTGTGCTCCCTCAGATTCCTTTATCTTTGATGGGTTAAGGAGAGGACTCAAGGATCAATCTTGGAATTTTGGCTTGAAAAATAGATGGATTTACTGAAATGAGTAAAACCTAGGGAAGAGCAGATTTAGGCAGACTATCTTGAGTTCAGTTGCCCAGAGGATGGAGAatcctttttgttctgtttgtctCAGATTATCCCAGGAGATTGCCCCTGACACAGGAATGGGAGGCGGTAATAGGTGTCAGTGTTGCTCAAAGAGACCCCTGGGCTTCTGCTGCCCTGGCCATTGTATGGGATAGTGCCAATGACTCTTTCTGAAGAGTCAACAAAAGAATAACAGAAATCAGAGtgcttttcaatatttattgctCAAGAGGATACTTTTGATTATTTCTTGGAGAAGCCAGATGGGCCCACAGATGCATTAGAATAGGAACTTCTTTCTGGCAAATGAGTCCATTGAGGTGGAAATTTATTTGAAAGACTCAGGTTAATGTGATTCCCACAAAAGTGTGTAGGAAATGTGGCCCCAAATTCCTACCTAAAATATTAAGTGTACCCATTTTATTCCTTTGGTGGAAAACAGATAATTTAAGTACAAAGGAAATGTATCAGCAGGACCTTAGGGCTCATGGAATTGAGAGGCAATTGAAGAAGCAAACTTGGAAAGCTCAGGAACCCAGCAGGCTCTCTTCCTGctgcagggcctttgcacatgctgttccctctgctggaGGATCTTGCCTGCCCTTCGCCTGGCTGACTCCAGCTCACTTTTAAGGTCTTAGCTTTAATGTTGCTTCCTTAAAATCCCTACCTGGTTCTCCTGATGAAGCTGGTATCCCTGGCAGATGCTGTCCGGGTACCAGGTCCTTTTCTTTTGTAGCCCTTAATATCATTGTGACTTAATAATTATTCATTTGATTAACATCTGTCTTCCCAAgaagactgtaagctccatgagggcaggggctgttTGTCTTGGTTCCTGTTGTACTTCCAGAACCTAGCACAGAGAATGGTAGATGAAATTATGCTGCAGGGACAAACAACTCCAGAACCTCAGTGGCCGATGACGACAGATGTTTCTTTCTCGTTCATGCTACATGTGCATTGCAGCTCAGCGGTATCTGCTCCATGCTGTTTTACTCTGGGACCCAGTCTGATGGAGCAGCCTCAGATCTGGCAAGGGCTGGGTATGACTCACTGGTGTGTGGCAAGCCTCTATCAATGGACAAGGCAGGGGCTGGTGCAGCTTGAAGGTGGTTGAGCAGAATTGTGCTGAGGTCCTGGCAGGGAAGAGGGAGTTAGTCCTAGAATAGCTGAGCGTAAAAGACACAGACTTTCCCCTGAGGATCTTTGTCATCCACCACACATGCCTCTTCCAATAAAGCTGAGttttagagaggttaagtgatttgctcaaggtAATACAGCTGCAAGTAGCATAGATGTTAATATGGTTTGGTCTCTGTCCCTACCCAAATGTCACATCAAATTGTAATTCTCAGTGTTTGGGgggtacctggtgggaggtgattggatcatgtgggcggatttcccctttgcttttcttgtgatagtgagtgagttctcacgagatctgatggtttaaaagggTGTAGCACTTTcacactctttctctctttcttgctacCATGTAAAGAAagtccttgcttcctcttcaccttccgccattactgtaagtttcctgaggcctcccagtcaggcttcctgttaagcctgtggaactgtgagtcaattaaacctgtttgcttcataaattacccagtctcaggtagttctttatagcagtgtgaaaacggactaatacagacatTAAGAAcataggctttggaatcagaaagacctgggttcaaatcctgcctctttGTGACAATGAAACATCAGCATAATGATAGTAATACATTATTACAcactgaataaaataa
This window of the Gorilla gorilla gorilla isolate KB3781 chromosome 21, NHGRI_mGorGor1-v2.1_pri, whole genome shotgun sequence genome carries:
- the LOC129529189 gene encoding peptidyl-prolyl cis-trans isomerase A-like; this translates as MVSPTLFFDITVDDAPLGPYSFELFADKIPKTAENFRAVSTGEKGFGYKVSCFHRIIPGFICQGGDFTCHNGTGGKSICGEKSDDENFILKHTGPGILSVVNAGPNTNGSQFVICTAKTEWLDGKHVVFGKVKEGMKIVEAMERFGSRNGKTSKKITIADCRQLQ